The following are encoded in a window of Pseudobdellovibrionaceae bacterium genomic DNA:
- a CDS encoding LysR family transcriptional regulator — translation MIHPDDLRYFKEISSTGNLRRAAERLGVTQPALSHSLKRLEEQLGCPLMIRSKSGVRLTRAGAKLAGLSGQLEDVWNRIQNIVTDENERIAGTYRLGVHTALGQYLLPSFVGPLLEAHEGLSFKFEHGLSRQMAESVISNRLDFGIVVNPPEHPDLVIRKLGEDSVRMWKAPKLKNTDVLICDPDLHQVQTILRACAKKGIRFERELHTSSLEIAARLTAEGAGVGIIPARVLKVMDGANAVPFHRDAPEFKDSICLIYKKENQNTRAAQVITEFIRTHVGAAFRD, via the coding sequence ATGATTCATCCCGATGACCTGCGCTACTTCAAAGAGATCAGCTCCACCGGAAATCTGCGCCGCGCGGCCGAGCGCCTAGGCGTCACCCAACCCGCCCTCAGCCATTCCTTAAAAAGACTGGAAGAGCAGCTCGGCTGTCCCCTCATGATTCGCTCAAAATCGGGAGTGCGCCTGACCCGCGCGGGCGCGAAGCTCGCGGGCCTGAGTGGTCAGCTCGAAGACGTCTGGAATCGCATCCAAAACATCGTGACCGACGAAAACGAGCGCATCGCCGGCACCTACCGTTTGGGCGTGCACACGGCGCTGGGGCAATATCTGCTGCCGAGCTTCGTGGGGCCCCTGCTCGAAGCGCACGAAGGACTCAGCTTCAAATTCGAACACGGACTTTCGCGCCAGATGGCCGAAAGCGTAATCAGCAACCGTCTGGATTTCGGAATCGTCGTGAACCCGCCGGAACATCCCGACCTCGTCATCCGTAAACTCGGCGAAGACAGCGTACGTATGTGGAAAGCGCCGAAGCTGAAGAATACGGACGTGCTGATCTGCGATCCCGACCTGCACCAAGTGCAGACGATCCTGCGCGCGTGCGCGAAAAAAGGAATACGTTTCGAACGCGAGCTGCATACGTCGTCTTTGGAAATCGCGGCGCGCTTGACCGCCGAAGGCGCGGGCGTCGGCATCATCCCCGCACGCGTGCTGAAAGTGATGGACGGCGCGAACGCCGTTCCGTTTCATCGGGACGCGCCCGAGTTCAAAGACTCGATCTGCCTGATCTACAAAAAGGAAAACCAGAACACCCGCGCCGCGCAAGTCATCACGGAATTCATCCGAACTCACGTCGGCGCCGCGTTCCGGGATTAG
- a CDS encoding flagellin FliC, with protein MGMRVSTNIGAINAQRNLAGSQRSMSKSMGQLASGSRINIAADDAAGLAISERLKSGIRSARQANRNANDGISMIQTAEGGLNEISNIVTRLRELGIQAASDTVGQTERGFLDKEVQQMKSEIERIAKSTKWGTTNLLDGTTPTFDFQVGVYNNADEDRISFDSSVNVATLDALGLAGLDFTSKEGAQDALTALDSAQDMANGMRANLGALQNRLTSTVDNLGVLEENMSAANSRIRDTDVASASSEMTRNNILLQASTSTLAQANSTPQLALKLIG; from the coding sequence ATGGGAATGCGCGTAAGCACGAATATCGGTGCAATCAATGCACAACGGAATCTCGCGGGTAGCCAACGTTCGATGTCGAAGTCCATGGGACAACTCGCATCGGGTTCTCGCATCAACATCGCAGCAGATGATGCTGCCGGTCTCGCGATCTCGGAGCGCCTGAAATCAGGTATCCGCTCGGCTCGCCAGGCTAACCGCAACGCCAATGACGGGATCTCGATGATCCAAACGGCGGAAGGCGGACTCAACGAAATCTCTAACATCGTCACCCGTCTGCGGGAACTGGGCATCCAGGCCGCTTCGGATACCGTCGGTCAGACTGAGCGCGGCTTCTTGGATAAAGAAGTTCAGCAAATGAAGTCGGAAATCGAACGTATCGCGAAGTCGACTAAGTGGGGCACCACCAACCTGCTCGACGGCACGACTCCTACTTTTGATTTCCAAGTCGGCGTTTATAACAACGCGGACGAAGATCGTATCTCTTTCGACTCGTCGGTGAACGTCGCCACTCTGGATGCTCTGGGCCTCGCCGGTCTGGACTTCACGAGCAAGGAAGGCGCTCAGGACGCACTCACGGCGCTCGACTCGGCTCAAGACATGGCGAACGGCATGCGCGCAAATTTGGGTGCACTCCAAAACCGTCTGACTTCGACCGTCGATAACTTGGGCGTCCTCGAAGAGAACATGTCGGCCGCGAATTCGCGGATCCGCGATACCGATGTCGCATCGGCTTCGTCGGAAATGACCCGCAACAACATCCTGCTTCAGGCTTCGACAAGCACACTGGCGCAAGCGAACAGCACGCCCCAGTTGGCTCTGAAACTGATCGGTTGA
- the orn gene encoding oligoribonuclease: MNPNEKLIWIDLEMTGLDIEKEVIIECAVIIADYNFRIFDEYETVVKQPQVYLDRMDDWNKKHHGESGLLKKIPFGQTPETVENELIQLTKKYWPGDLPKGQRPVLAGNSIMQDRLFINKYFPKFASLLHYRMLDVTSWKIVMNTKYGIRHEKRNSHRALDDIKESISELRHYMSFLKMEGPKPPAR, translated from the coding sequence ATGAACCCGAATGAGAAGTTGATTTGGATCGATCTCGAGATGACCGGCCTCGATATCGAGAAGGAAGTGATCATCGAATGCGCGGTCATCATCGCCGATTATAATTTTCGCATCTTCGATGAGTACGAAACGGTCGTGAAACAACCGCAAGTCTATCTGGACCGCATGGACGACTGGAACAAGAAGCATCACGGAGAATCCGGGCTGCTCAAAAAAATTCCGTTCGGCCAAACTCCCGAAACGGTCGAGAACGAACTCATCCAGCTGACAAAGAAATACTGGCCGGGTGATCTGCCGAAAGGTCAGCGCCCCGTGCTCGCCGGAAACTCGATCATGCAAGATCGTCTGTTCATCAATAAGTACTTTCCGAAATTCGCGTCGCTACTTCACTACCGTATGCTCGACGTGACCTCGTGGAAGATCGTGATGAATACGAAGTACGGAATCCGCCACGAGAAGCGCAACTCCCACCGCGCGCTCGATGACATCAAAGAGAGCATTTCGGAGCTCCGTCACTATATGTCCTTCCTGAAAATGGAAGGTCCCAAACCGCCGGCGCGGTAA
- a CDS encoding alpha/beta hydrolase yields the protein MLRTLLLFVALPLVVTPLLVLCGFTLFQEKFLFHPDPLAASAELNFPPPAEEIWVDFEGSKIHSAYFTHPKSKTLILYFHGNAGNLEGWGQIGAELRSALRANVWIMDYPGFGKSEGSLSSSAQMIRMGETFANQIGARGEIDQVYIFGRSIGTGLAASLAATWLEAGARPPLAGVILETPYLSMTELVHDYAPWFPGFLVKYKFSVVDLLPQFRGPILILHGTDDEIIPYRHGEELANRLAGRGSVTMIEVPGGHHNDLAEFPAYGEGLLAWWNEVQRLNATTAWRD from the coding sequence ATGTTGCGCACCCTATTGCTTTTCGTCGCTCTGCCCCTCGTCGTGACCCCGCTCCTCGTGCTCTGCGGGTTCACTCTTTTTCAAGAAAAATTCCTCTTTCATCCCGACCCCCTCGCCGCTTCGGCCGAACTGAATTTCCCCCCGCCCGCGGAAGAGATCTGGGTCGACTTCGAAGGCTCGAAAATCCATTCGGCCTACTTCACCCATCCGAAATCCAAAACCCTGATTCTTTACTTCCATGGGAACGCCGGAAATCTGGAAGGCTGGGGACAAATCGGAGCCGAACTGCGCAGCGCCCTGCGCGCCAACGTCTGGATCATGGACTATCCCGGTTTCGGAAAAAGTGAAGGGAGTCTTTCTTCCAGCGCGCAGATGATCCGCATGGGGGAAACTTTCGCGAACCAGATCGGCGCGCGCGGCGAGATCGACCAAGTTTATATCTTCGGTCGCTCCATCGGCACGGGACTCGCGGCCTCGCTGGCCGCCACTTGGCTGGAGGCCGGAGCCCGCCCCCCGCTCGCCGGCGTGATTCTGGAAACGCCTTATCTCTCCATGACCGAACTCGTTCACGACTACGCGCCGTGGTTCCCCGGGTTTTTAGTGAAGTACAAATTTTCGGTGGTGGATTTGCTGCCGCAATTCCGTGGTCCGATCCTGATCCTGCACGGCACCGATGACGAGATCATCCCCTACCGTCACGGCGAAGAGCTCGCGAACCGCCTGGCGGGTCGCGGCTCGGTCACCATGATCGAAGTTCCCGGTGGTCACCACAACGATCTCGCGGAATTTCCGGCTTACGGCGAAGGGCTGCTCGCTTGGTGGAACGAAGTGCAGCGCCTCAACGCGACTACTGCTTGGCGTGACTAA
- a CDS encoding SDR family oxidoreductase: MPHCRAMLKAMDLTGRTALVCGASQGIGQAAAVALSELGARVILVARSAENLEKTRSLLTPSRGGRHEVWPCDLSVEAELDGLLQKAKAAGIEIVVNNTGGPKGGPITQAAASEFETAFRQHIVSAQKILQAVLPHMKEQKFGRFVNVISTSVKAPIAGLGVSNTIRAAMANWAKTVAGEVAPFGITMNNVLPGYTQTARLEQLRKNGATARQVSESDVEKQWLSTIPAGRFGEAWELGAAIAFLASPAAGYINGINLPVDGGRTPSL, from the coding sequence ATGCCACATTGCCGGGCTATGTTGAAAGCGATGGATCTGACGGGCCGTACGGCCCTGGTGTGTGGAGCGTCCCAAGGCATCGGTCAGGCGGCGGCAGTCGCCCTGAGTGAGCTCGGGGCCCGGGTGATTTTGGTCGCGCGCAGTGCCGAGAATCTCGAGAAGACGCGCTCGCTGCTCACGCCCTCGCGCGGGGGTCGTCACGAGGTCTGGCCCTGTGATCTGAGTGTGGAGGCGGAGCTCGATGGGCTCTTGCAGAAGGCCAAGGCGGCGGGGATCGAGATCGTCGTCAACAATACGGGCGGGCCGAAAGGCGGTCCCATCACGCAGGCGGCGGCGAGCGAATTCGAAACCGCCTTCCGTCAGCACATCGTCAGCGCGCAAAAAATTTTGCAGGCGGTGCTGCCGCATATGAAAGAGCAAAAATTCGGACGATTCGTGAACGTGATCTCGACCTCGGTGAAAGCGCCGATCGCGGGTCTGGGCGTTTCGAACACGATTCGCGCGGCGATGGCGAATTGGGCGAAGACCGTGGCGGGCGAAGTCGCGCCCTTCGGGATCACCATGAACAACGTGCTTCCGGGATACACGCAAACCGCGCGTCTGGAGCAGCTTCGTAAAAACGGCGCGACGGCGCGCCAGGTTTCCGAGTCCGACGTTGAAAAGCAGTGGCTCTCGACGATCCCGGCGGGCCGCTTCGGCGAAGCCTGGGAGTTGGGTGCGGCGATCGCGTTTCTGGCCTCACCCGCCGCCGGTTATATCAACGGCATCAACCTGCCGGTGGATGGCGGAAGGACCCCTTCGCTATGA
- a CDS encoding LLM class flavin-dependent oxidoreductase produces the protein MKYDLFLSICQTEVDGFMPDEKTMFANFFDQAKLADELGFGTAWIAETHLSCQVQKENPGAVIPHFTGEIGLNTDILQMAHVVFANTKNINVGSAIRNIICNGGPIAHAEAVRTFLSLRRMSDPTSTRKLELGFAAGRFPFSNTPYGFKPKGDFETETWEVLKNKYFQEAVEIFLRLLKGEKLSSENVSARTLTRADFRKEDDWHRALVAAKAQGLIAQTEAENIPLAHHWNFEKVGVIPFDAPLENLRLTIGSHDPETQNFANTILPVGVFNLSITPPAVIEETHQRMAKTYNNMSGGWTRDLMPRTVLCFLDDTPGISETEQSVRAKRAATRAWENYWRAMEKTLDPKKVEGAVSNTIAGNVKQVAALIREKYHPEDRLMLWFDFNNHDNENVKSSMRAFMQKVKPLLEAAR, from the coding sequence ATGAAGTACGATCTTTTCTTAAGTATCTGTCAGACCGAAGTCGACGGCTTCATGCCGGACGAAAAAACGATGTTCGCGAATTTCTTCGATCAGGCGAAGCTCGCCGATGAGCTGGGTTTCGGCACGGCCTGGATCGCGGAAACGCATTTGTCCTGTCAGGTACAGAAAGAAAATCCGGGCGCGGTCATTCCGCACTTCACGGGCGAGATCGGCTTGAATACCGATATCCTGCAGATGGCGCACGTCGTGTTCGCGAATACGAAGAATATCAACGTGGGCTCGGCCATTCGGAACATCATCTGTAACGGCGGTCCCATCGCCCATGCCGAAGCGGTGCGGACCTTCCTGTCGCTCCGTCGGATGAGCGATCCCACCTCCACGCGCAAGCTCGAGCTGGGCTTCGCGGCGGGCCGCTTTCCCTTCTCGAATACGCCTTATGGCTTCAAACCGAAAGGCGATTTCGAAACCGAGACCTGGGAAGTTTTAAAGAACAAATACTTCCAAGAGGCCGTCGAGATTTTCCTGCGTCTGTTGAAGGGCGAAAAACTTTCGAGCGAGAACGTTTCGGCGCGCACTTTGACCCGCGCGGATTTCCGCAAAGAAGACGACTGGCACCGGGCGCTCGTCGCGGCCAAAGCGCAGGGCTTGATCGCACAAACCGAGGCCGAGAACATTCCTTTGGCGCATCACTGGAACTTCGAAAAGGTCGGCGTCATTCCCTTCGACGCGCCTTTAGAGAATTTGCGCCTGACCATCGGCTCGCACGATCCCGAGACGCAAAACTTCGCGAACACGATTTTGCCCGTGGGGGTTTTCAATCTGTCGATCACGCCCCCGGCGGTCATCGAAGAGACCCACCAGCGCATGGCGAAGACGTACAACAATATGAGCGGCGGTTGGACGCGGGATCTGATGCCGCGAACGGTGCTGTGTTTCCTGGACGATACGCCCGGAATCTCCGAAACCGAACAATCGGTGCGCGCCAAACGCGCGGCGACCCGCGCTTGGGAAAATTACTGGCGCGCCATGGAGAAGACCCTCGATCCCAAAAAGGTCGAAGGCGCGGTTTCGAACACCATCGCCGGCAACGTGAAGCAAGTCGCGGCCCTGATCCGCGAAAAGTATCATCCCGAAGATCGACTGATGTTGTGGTTCGATTTCAATAACCACGATAACGAAAACGTGAAGTCCTCGATGCGCGCCTTTATGCAAAAAGTGAAACCTCTTTTGGAGGCTGCGCGATGA
- a CDS encoding aldehyde dehydrogenase has protein sequence MSAPRVSHFIGGRKVPAASGEWLENRNPATGQILSLLARGAKSDIHSAVENAKAAFPAWAARSPEERSKLLSKIADLIEARELSFAEAESRDQGKPVALARRMDIRRVVQNFRFFAGAILHHENESTQTDQHTLNFVMRRPHGVCGLISPWNLPLYLLSWKIAPAIACGNTVVCKPSEFTSMTADLLADVLNEAGLPAGVVNIVYGLGPEAGEALVRHPDVPVISFTGGTATGRHIIEASAEQFKKLSLELGGKNPNILFNDCDLDKAVATTLRSSFLNQGEICLCGSRIYVEESLFERFMEKFVAEVKRLKVGDPADEGTFMGPLVSQAHLEKVNSFIAQARAEGGKIWTGGDVPALASEFAGGYWLSPTVISGLPESSRCIQEEIFGPVVTVSTFKNVDEVLGYANGVKYGLSASVWTQDVTKALRVSSGLHAATVWVNSWLERDLRVPFGGQKASGLGREGGRHSIEFYTEATNVCVRY, from the coding sequence ATGAGTGCGCCCCGGGTTTCCCATTTCATCGGCGGTCGGAAAGTTCCCGCGGCGTCGGGCGAGTGGCTCGAGAACAGAAATCCGGCAACAGGACAGATTCTGTCACTTCTGGCTCGTGGCGCAAAATCTGATATCCACAGCGCTGTGGAAAACGCGAAGGCCGCCTTTCCCGCGTGGGCCGCACGTTCCCCGGAGGAGCGCTCAAAGCTGCTCAGCAAAATAGCGGATTTGATCGAAGCCCGGGAATTGAGCTTTGCTGAAGCTGAAAGCAGGGATCAGGGGAAGCCCGTGGCCCTCGCGCGGCGCATGGACATCCGCCGGGTCGTCCAGAACTTCCGCTTCTTCGCCGGCGCGATCCTGCATCATGAAAACGAGTCCACGCAGACCGACCAGCACACGCTGAACTTTGTCATGCGTCGGCCGCATGGTGTTTGCGGTCTGATCTCGCCGTGGAATCTTCCGCTTTATCTTTTGTCTTGGAAGATCGCGCCCGCCATCGCCTGTGGAAATACGGTGGTGTGTAAACCTTCGGAATTCACGTCGATGACGGCGGATCTGTTGGCGGATGTTTTGAACGAGGCGGGACTTCCCGCGGGCGTCGTGAACATCGTTTACGGTTTGGGACCCGAGGCGGGGGAAGCCCTGGTTCGTCATCCCGACGTGCCGGTCATCTCTTTCACCGGCGGCACGGCGACGGGCCGTCACATTATCGAAGCTTCGGCCGAGCAGTTCAAAAAGCTCTCATTGGAATTGGGCGGGAAAAATCCCAACATCCTTTTCAACGATTGCGATCTGGACAAGGCCGTCGCGACGACTTTGCGTTCGAGTTTTCTGAATCAAGGCGAGATCTGCCTTTGCGGATCACGCATTTATGTCGAAGAGTCGCTGTTTGAGCGTTTCATGGAGAAGTTCGTCGCGGAAGTGAAGCGACTGAAGGTCGGCGACCCCGCGGACGAAGGGACCTTTATGGGGCCCCTCGTCTCGCAGGCGCACCTCGAGAAGGTGAACTCCTTCATCGCGCAGGCGCGCGCCGAGGGCGGGAAGATCTGGACGGGCGGGGACGTTCCCGCGTTGGCGTCCGAGTTCGCCGGGGGCTACTGGCTTTCGCCCACGGTGATTTCGGGACTGCCGGAATCTTCGCGTTGTATCCAGGAAGAGATCTTCGGTCCGGTCGTCACCGTCTCGACCTTCAAAAACGTGGACGAAGTTTTGGGCTACGCGAACGGCGTGAAGTATGGTCTGTCGGCCTCCGTATGGACGCAGGATGTGACGAAGGCTTTGCGGGTTTCGAGCGGCCTTCATGCCGCGACGGTGTGGGTGAACTCTTGGCTGGAGCGCGATCTGCGCGTGCCCTTCGGTGGGCAGAAGGCGTCGGGACTGGGCCGCGAAGGCGGACGTCACTCCATTGAATTTTACACGGAAGCCACCAACGTTTGTGTGAGGTACTGA
- a CDS encoding tRNA U-34 5-methylaminomethyl-2-thiouridine biosynthesis protein, protein MSGKIVLGALAPHPPHLVYADNPPQNEPKAECGWETLRWGYERLAKQMASMDYDAVVVMSPHWRTYVGTHVLAHPNFKGLSVDPVFPHLFRYHYDLKVDVELARAIANEGSTAGLPMKLMENPDFRVDYGTIVSCHLSNPTWSKPIVSISSHASTAYFSPDVMNEEALRLGEITRRAIEKSGKRVVLLASCSLSHRHFTKEPPIPEDMSAEHIMNHSQYLWDMRMIDLMKKGRSREMIDLMPDFVEQAVAETDSGALTWLLSAMNFPSVPAEVHAYGTVIGTGNAIASWNLSSEGARA, encoded by the coding sequence ATGAGCGGAAAAATCGTTCTGGGTGCGCTGGCGCCCCATCCTCCCCATCTGGTTTATGCGGACAATCCTCCGCAAAACGAACCCAAAGCCGAATGCGGTTGGGAGACTTTGCGCTGGGGCTACGAGCGCCTCGCGAAACAGATGGCCTCTATGGATTACGATGCGGTCGTCGTGATGTCGCCCCACTGGCGCACTTACGTCGGGACCCACGTGCTCGCCCATCCGAACTTCAAAGGGCTTTCGGTGGACCCGGTGTTCCCGCATCTGTTCCGCTACCACTACGATCTGAAAGTGGACGTGGAGCTGGCGCGCGCCATCGCGAATGAAGGAAGTACCGCGGGCCTTCCCATGAAGCTCATGGAGAATCCGGATTTCCGCGTGGACTACGGCACCATCGTGAGCTGCCATCTGTCGAATCCGACTTGGTCGAAACCCATCGTCTCGATCAGCTCCCATGCTTCGACGGCCTATTTCTCTCCGGATGTGATGAACGAAGAGGCCCTGCGCCTGGGCGAGATCACCCGCCGCGCGATCGAGAAGTCCGGGAAACGTGTGGTGCTTTTGGCGAGCTGCTCTTTGTCCCACCGCCACTTCACGAAAGAGCCGCCCATTCCCGAGGACATGAGCGCCGAGCACATCATGAACCACAGTCAGTATCTTTGGGATATGCGCATGATCGACCTCATGAAAAAAGGCCGTTCGCGCGAGATGATCGACCTGATGCCCGACTTCGTCGAGCAGGCCGTCGCCGAAACGGATAGCGGGGCTTTGACTTGGCTGTTGTCGGCCATGAACTTCCCCAGCGTGCCGGCCGAGGTTCACGCCTACGGCACGGTCATCGGGACGGGGAACGCCATCGCCTCTTGGAATTTGTCTTCGGAAGGAGCGCGCGCATGA